The Clostridioides difficile genome has a segment encoding these proteins:
- a CDS encoding uracil-DNA glycosylase family protein, which produces MKINIKSTLNEFIKSNNLFEDNEVLSYLPNITIDTDSIKTIMINEVVPSNPNDDFYGSNEHADYLKTTIPLFQNAGTKVSSINDILNLGIYITNAVKLPKSEYTITRDTIQSHMPILEEEIKLFSNLKVIMLMGDVAKKSFNMITKKHTKKNAVPSISTYKLRSSELYYDNLRIFPSYIMTGGNLLIEKSKFEMASEDIKNMIELIK; this is translated from the coding sequence ATGAAGATAAATATAAAATCAACTTTAAATGAATTTATTAAAAGTAATAATCTTTTTGAGGATAATGAAGTCTTATCATATCTTCCCAATATAACAATAGACACAGACTCTATAAAAACTATAATGATTAATGAAGTTGTACCAAGTAATCCTAATGATGATTTTTACGGTTCAAATGAACATGCTGACTACTTAAAAACTACAATCCCTCTGTTCCAAAATGCAGGTACAAAAGTATCTAGCATAAATGATATCTTAAATCTAGGCATATATATAACCAATGCAGTAAAATTACCTAAATCAGAATATACAATAACTCGTGACACTATTCAATCGCACATGCCTATTTTAGAGGAAGAAATTAAATTATTCAGTAATCTAAAGGTAATAATGTTAATGGGAGATGTAGCAAAAAAATCTTTTAATATGATTACTAAAAAACATACAAAAAAGAATGCAGTGCCATCTATTTCAACATATAAACTTCGCAGTAGCGAACTTTATTATGACAATTTACGAATATTTCCATCATATATTATGACTGGTGGAAACTTATTGATTGAAAAATCAAAATTCGAAATGGCATCAGAAGATATTAAAAATATGATAGAACTTATAAAATAA
- a CDS encoding EFR1 family ferrodoxin (N-terminal region resembles flavodoxins. C-terminal ferrodoxin region binds two 4Fe-4S clusters.) produces MSYKIYYFSGTGNSLVVSKTLKEMLNGNSEVVPLAIHRKERNIDVNEDILILVFPVYFADIPDIVKSFIDKLNFNSNPDIYAIATCNGVAGHSLFTINKLLKKKGKELSAGFIIDMPGNALITPLDVEEERLKNFTNRVSEITKCIKNLESGKIEGKNNLKSYIDSFTLRLVGKNMQIATTKFFAEDNCNGCGTCKRVCPLENISIVDRKPKWGNECERCLACFHWCPKEAINIKKSFLTDRKKYHHPDVIVKDIFLEK; encoded by the coding sequence ATGAGTTATAAGATTTATTATTTTTCTGGAACAGGAAACTCTTTAGTAGTTTCAAAGACTTTAAAAGAAATGTTAAATGGAAATAGTGAAGTAGTACCTTTAGCTATACATAGAAAAGAAAGAAATATAGACGTAAATGAAGATATATTGATACTTGTTTTTCCAGTTTATTTCGCTGATATTCCTGATATAGTAAAATCTTTTATAGATAAATTAAATTTTAATAGTAATCCAGATATATATGCTATTGCTACATGTAATGGAGTGGCTGGCCATAGTTTGTTTACTATAAATAAATTACTTAAGAAAAAAGGAAAAGAGCTATCTGCTGGTTTTATAATTGATATGCCTGGAAATGCTTTGATAACACCTTTAGATGTTGAAGAAGAGAGACTAAAAAATTTTACTAATAGAGTGTCAGAAATAACAAAGTGTATCAAAAACTTAGAGAGTGGAAAAATAGAAGGGAAAAACAATTTAAAGTCATATATAGATAGTTTTACACTTCGTCTAGTGGGTAAAAACATGCAGATTGCCACTACTAAATTTTTTGCAGAAGATAATTGTAATGGGTGTGGTACATGCAAAAGAGTTTGCCCATTAGAAAACATAAGTATAGTTGATAGAAAGCCAAAGTGGGGTAATGAGTGTGAAAGATGTTTAGCATGTTTTCATTGGTGTCCAAAAGAGGCTATTAATATAAAAAAATCGTTTTTGACAGATAGAAAGAAGTATCACCATCCGGATGTTATAGTAAAGGATATATTTTTAGAAAAATAG
- a CDS encoding MarR family transcriptional regulator, with translation MRDFEKLYEVTSKLISTSLKVKEDLKKMFKQNGYDITTDHYALLRFLWEQDGISQIDLCEKSCKDKSNTTRILDVMKNKGLIVRKVDVKDRRKFQIFLTDLGRELEEPLNKIADIYAIETFKSISDEELSLFTVALDKLSK, from the coding sequence ATGAGAGATTTTGAGAAACTATATGAAGTTACAAGTAAATTAATAAGTACTTCATTGAAAGTAAAAGAAGATTTAAAAAAGATGTTTAAGCAAAATGGATATGACATAACAACTGATCATTATGCTTTATTAAGATTTCTATGGGAACAAGATGGGATTTCTCAAATAGATTTGTGTGAAAAATCATGTAAGGATAAATCTAATACAACAAGAATTTTAGATGTGATGAAAAATAAAGGCTTGATTGTTCGTAAAGTAGATGTTAAAGATAGACGAAAGTTTCAAATATTTTTAACAGATTTAGGCAGAGAATTAGAAGAGCCATTAAATAAAATTGCAGATATATATGCAATAGAGACATTTAAATCTATTTCAGATGAGGAACTGTCTTTATTTACTGTAGCTTTGGATAAACTCAGTAAATAA
- a CDS encoding flavodoxin family protein: MIITVINGSPRKNGATSKVLTQLCKDIKRIKPNVKINFFNLSEVNPSYCIGCLNCYKESKCINQNDKVEYIHDIITKSDGVIFGSPTYGSSVTGLFKVFTDRAHMMLERLLYHKPCIAVTTYENARGSKAISFMKSMVLDSGGYVCGHLSVKTGFNQNPIVERVESKIQKVSKKFVYCIKEKKNPPVFSQIYDFIAMNIILKPMAFKNIEQYKGIIDRWEAQGII, translated from the coding sequence ATGATAATTACAGTTATAAATGGAAGCCCTAGAAAAAATGGGGCAACATCAAAGGTTTTGACTCAGTTATGTAAAGATATAAAAAGAATTAAACCAAATGTCAAAATCAATTTTTTTAACCTAAGTGAAGTCAATCCATCATATTGTATTGGTTGTTTAAATTGTTATAAAGAAAGTAAGTGTATTAATCAAAATGATAAAGTAGAGTACATTCATGATATAATTACTAAGAGTGATGGCGTTATATTTGGTAGCCCAACTTATGGAAGTAGTGTAACTGGTCTTTTTAAGGTATTTACAGATAGAGCTCATATGATGTTAGAGCGATTATTATATCATAAACCATGTATAGCAGTTACAACATATGAAAATGCTCGTGGTTCAAAAGCTATTTCTTTTATGAAATCAATGGTTTTGGATTCAGGCGGTTATGTTTGTGGTCATTTATCTGTAAAGACTGGATTTAATCAAAATCCTATAGTTGAAAGAGTAGAGTCAAAGATACAAAAAGTATCTAAAAAATTTGTTTATTGTATAAAGGAAAAGAAAAATCCACCTGTGTTTTCTCAAATCTACGACTTTATTGCTATGAATATTATTTTAAAGCCAATGGCATTTAAAAATATTGAGCAATATAAAGGAATAATTGATAGATGGGAGGCACAAGGTATTATTTAG
- a CDS encoding BlaI/MecI/CopY family transcriptional regulator, with amino-acid sequence MKKLPQISEAEYQVMKIVWKYAPISTNEVIEKLVKTSKWSPKTIQTMLLRLVKKGALTYEKSSRVFVYTPIVKEEEYVSTESNSFLNRFYNGTLNSMVLNFLENDKLSEDDIEELRNILDKRKTKEDK; translated from the coding sequence ATGAAAAAACTACCACAGATTTCAGAAGCAGAATACCAAGTAATGAAAATTGTTTGGAAATATGCTCCTATCAGTACAAATGAAGTGATTGAAAAGCTAGTAAAAACAAGTAAATGGAGTCCTAAGACTATTCAGACGATGTTATTGCGTTTGGTTAAAAAGGGAGCTTTGACATATGAAAAAAGTAGCAGAGTCTTTGTTTATACTCCAATTGTTAAAGAAGAAGAGTATGTATCTACAGAAAGCAATTCTTTTTTAAATCGTTTTTATAATGGCACTCTTAACTCTATGGTACTAAATTTTTTAGAGAATGATAAATTATCAGAAGATGATATAGAGGAATTAAGAAATATTTTAGATAAAAGGAAAACTAAGGAGGATAAGTAA
- a CDS encoding BlaR1 family beta-lactam sensor/signal transducer, giving the protein MYTPFFIRFLLSTLTLSLLIITILLAKKILRKHISAMYQYNIGLMLLIMLIIPFIPLKYINNLNIFSYISSLTHIENNTANTSIVKNSSSSIINNSNALKDFSVSLNQYNFDNLNILLLTLWIIGITIMIIITVHCNFKIRNIKKSVQILEDEDILSLFKHCKKSIGLDRDFMLCKSSIINTPITFGYFRPHIILPNESISKLSLKDIRYILLHELQHSKNKDILVNYIMCFFQILYWFNPLVWYALKEMRVDREIACDISVLKRLDENSYIEYGHTIINFIDNLSRPSNLTLTSDIGGSKKQIKKRILRIRDFHIESKALKLKSILIFTIITLIVFGSSPTLSIMADVNEKYNLTNNQTVYEDLSQYFKGFDGSFVMYDLKSNQYHIYNEEKSRTRISPDSTYKIYSALFGLENGVITRDNSYIHWNGKYSSNNSWNKDHDLFSAMENSVNWYFQDLDKKNGIKNIQTYLEKINYGNCDVSSGISNYWLESSLKISPIEQVNLLKDFYTNKFEFRDDNIKTVKDSLLISKEARVSLYGKTGTANINGKDVNGWFIGYVEKDRNTYLFATNIQSKDYSNGSTAAKITLSILNDKKIYKTN; this is encoded by the coding sequence ATGTACACTCCATTCTTTATCCGATTTTTACTTAGCACATTAACCTTATCTCTTTTAATTATTACAATCTTACTTGCTAAAAAAATACTTAGAAAACATATTTCTGCAATGTATCAATATAATATTGGGCTTATGTTACTTATAATGTTAATAATCCCATTTATTCCGCTTAAATACATTAATAATTTAAATATATTTAGCTATATATCTAGTCTTACTCATATTGAAAATAATACAGCAAATACTTCTATTGTAAAAAATTCTTCAAGCAGTATAATTAATAATTCAAATGCATTAAAAGATTTTTCAGTATCTTTAAATCAATATAATTTTGATAATTTAAATATTTTATTGCTAACATTATGGATAATTGGAATTACAATCATGATAATTATTACAGTTCATTGTAATTTTAAAATAAGAAATATAAAAAAATCAGTACAGATTTTAGAAGATGAAGATATACTTTCACTTTTTAAGCACTGTAAAAAAAGTATAGGTTTAGATAGGGATTTTATGCTATGTAAATCCTCCATTATAAACACACCTATTACGTTTGGATACTTTAGACCACATATTATATTACCAAATGAATCTATATCTAAATTATCTTTAAAAGACATAAGATATATTTTACTTCATGAATTGCAACACTCTAAAAACAAAGATATTTTGGTAAATTATATAATGTGTTTTTTCCAAATATTATACTGGTTTAATCCTCTTGTCTGGTATGCACTTAAAGAAATGAGAGTAGACCGTGAAATTGCATGTGATATTTCAGTTTTAAAAAGACTTGATGAAAATAGCTATATAGAATATGGACATACCATAATAAATTTTATAGATAATCTCTCAAGACCATCTAATCTAACACTTACTTCAGATATTGGTGGTTCAAAAAAACAAATAAAAAAACGTATACTAAGGATAAGAGATTTTCACATTGAGTCAAAGGCCTTAAAACTCAAAAGTATTTTAATTTTTACAATAATAACTTTAATTGTATTTGGAAGTAGCCCTACACTATCCATTATGGCAGATGTTAATGAAAAATATAATCTTACAAATAATCAAACTGTATATGAAGATTTAAGTCAGTATTTTAAAGGTTTTGATGGAAGTTTTGTAATGTATGATTTAAAATCTAATCAGTATCATATTTACAATGAAGAAAAAAGTAGAACGAGAATTTCACCAGACTCTACTTATAAAATTTATAGTGCTTTGTTTGGATTAGAAAATGGTGTAATAACAAGAGATAATTCATACATTCATTGGAATGGCAAGTATTCCTCTAATAACTCTTGGAATAAAGACCATGACTTATTTTCTGCTATGGAAAACTCTGTTAACTGGTATTTTCAAGATTTAGACAAAAAAAATGGTATAAAAAACATACAAACTTATCTAGAAAAAATTAACTATGGAAATTGTGATGTTTCATCTGGTATATCAAACTATTGGTTAGAATCTTCTTTGAAAATCTCACCTATTGAACAGGTAAATTTACTTAAAGATTTTTATACAAATAAATTTGAGTTTAGAGATGATAATATAAAAACTGTAAAAGATTCATTATTGATATCTAAAGAAGCTAGAGTATCACTTTATGGAAAAACTGGTACTGCTAATATAAATGGAAAAGATGTAAATGGTTGGTTTATAGGTTATGTAGAAAAAGATAGAAATACTTATTTATTTGCAACAAATATTCAAAGCAAAGATTATTCTAATGGTAGCACAGCAGCTAAAATAACATTATCTATTTTAAATGATAAAAAAATATATAAGACAAATTAA